In Vibrio alginolyticus NBRC 15630 = ATCC 17749, one genomic interval encodes:
- a CDS encoding choline ABC transporter substrate-binding protein has protein sequence MSKMTKIFSTIALSTLATGAYANQCETVRFADVGWTDITATTAVTSELLKGLGYKTKTDLLSVPVTYSSMANGDIDIFLGNWMPTMEGDIAKYRDAGTVETVRANLVGAKYTLAVPKYVYDAGVTNFADLVKHADKFKDRIYGIEPGNDGNRLIQSMIDSNAFGLKDFSLVESSEAGMVSQVSRAARRNQWIVYLGWAPHPMNSNVEMEYLAGGDDFFGPNYGGANVYTNVRKNYLAECPNVGQLVKNLEFNLEMENELMEAILNQKQKPSKAAQAWLNANQEQIAAWLEGVKTVDGQDALTAITNYLKTNA, from the coding sequence ATGTCTAAGATGACAAAAATCTTCTCAACAATTGCACTAAGTACTTTAGCAACAGGCGCTTACGCCAACCAATGTGAAACGGTTCGTTTCGCAGATGTAGGTTGGACTGACATCACAGCGACCACTGCCGTTACATCAGAGTTACTTAAAGGGTTGGGGTACAAAACGAAGACCGATCTTCTGTCTGTGCCTGTAACTTACTCCTCTATGGCTAATGGCGATATCGACATTTTCCTAGGTAACTGGATGCCAACGATGGAAGGTGATATCGCGAAATACCGTGATGCAGGTACTGTTGAAACCGTACGCGCGAACCTCGTTGGCGCAAAGTACACGCTAGCGGTTCCAAAATACGTTTATGACGCAGGCGTAACCAACTTCGCTGACCTAGTAAAACATGCCGACAAATTTAAAGACCGCATTTACGGCATTGAACCAGGAAACGATGGCAACCGCTTAATTCAGTCAATGATTGATAGCAACGCATTCGGCCTAAAAGATTTCAGCCTAGTTGAGTCCAGTGAAGCTGGCATGGTGTCTCAAGTATCACGTGCCGCACGCCGCAATCAATGGATTGTGTACCTAGGTTGGGCGCCGCACCCAATGAATAGTAACGTTGAAATGGAATATCTAGCGGGTGGTGATGACTTCTTCGGTCCTAACTACGGCGGCGCGAACGTCTACACAAACGTACGTAAAAATTACCTCGCTGAGTGTCCAAATGTAGGTCAGCTAGTGAAAAATCTAGAGTTTAACCTAGAAATGGAAAATGAACTGATGGAAGCGATTCTTAACCAGAAACAGAAGCCATCAAAAGCAGCGCAAGCATGGTTGAATGCAAACCAAGAGCAAATTGCAGCGTGGCTAGAAGGCGTGAAAACGGTGGATGGCCAAGATGCGCTAACAGCTATTACAAACTACTTAAAAACAAACGCTTAA
- the choW gene encoding choline ABC transporter permease subunit, with protein MNFITDNKLPLGQWMETGVDWLTINASGFFDAISITLETIILFVVDIFKWMPPAAPIIMTAAIAWFLHRSIPLVVFIVLALLAILNLGYWQEMLETFVLVFAATTISVLIGVPLGIMAAHRPWLYTLLRPILDLMQTVPTFVYLIPTLVLFGLGIVPGLISTIIFAIAAPIRLTYLGIIKVPEELLEAGKAFGASRMKLLFKVELPAALPSIMAGVTQCIMLSLSMVVIAALVGADGLGKPVVRALNTVNISQGFEAGLAIVLVAIILDRLCKAPNQKEA; from the coding sequence TTGAATTTTATTACGGACAACAAACTACCGTTGGGCCAATGGATGGAAACTGGCGTCGATTGGTTAACCATCAATGCATCGGGTTTTTTCGATGCAATCTCTATTACACTTGAAACGATCATTCTTTTCGTGGTGGACATTTTTAAATGGATGCCACCTGCAGCGCCAATCATTATGACGGCGGCAATTGCTTGGTTCTTACATCGCAGCATTCCTCTTGTCGTATTTATCGTGTTGGCCTTACTCGCAATTCTCAACCTTGGTTACTGGCAAGAAATGCTGGAAACCTTTGTCCTTGTGTTTGCAGCGACAACGATTTCCGTATTAATTGGCGTGCCGTTGGGCATTATGGCGGCGCACCGTCCTTGGTTATACACCTTGTTGCGGCCAATACTCGATTTAATGCAGACCGTACCGACATTCGTTTACCTAATTCCAACCTTGGTTCTGTTTGGCTTAGGTATTGTCCCTGGTCTAATCTCGACCATCATTTTCGCTATCGCTGCACCCATTCGATTGACGTACCTCGGCATTATTAAAGTGCCGGAGGAGCTACTTGAAGCGGGTAAAGCATTTGGTGCCAGCCGCATGAAGCTACTGTTTAAGGTGGAGTTACCTGCGGCATTGCCAAGTATTATGGCTGGCGTTACGCAGTGCATTATGTTGTCTCTGTCTATGGTAGTCATTGCGGCGCTTGTTGGTGCTGATGGACTTGGTAAACCAGTCGTACGCGCACTGAATACGGTAAACATCTCGCAAGGTTTTGAAGCTGGTTTAGCGATTGTACTCGTTGCCATCATTCTTGATCGCTTGTGTAAAGCACCAAACCAGAAGGAGGCATAA
- the choV gene encoding choline ABC transporter ATP-binding protein: MDAITIKNLDVVFGQQQAQALALLDQGKSRQEIIDETGQVVGVDNVSLNVKQGEICVLMGLSGSGKSSLLRTVNGLNDISRGSLKIKDGDDMVELSNCDEQKLRHLRTHRVSMVFQKFALMPWLTVLDNVAFGLEMQGIGKAERRKKAREQLEMVGLSEWETKFPHELSGGMQQRVGLARAFAMDTDILLMDEPFSALDPLIRAQLQDELILLQEKLNKTILFVSHDLDEALKIGNNIAIMESGKLIQHGKPEQIILAPENDYVADFVAHTNPLNVLKGRSLMRDDLVREDTRVLICPDKDIWVIQESKGLSLADKGKSLIQWKSDSSNLDEVNENSLVQVSPEISMREAIELKQRSNQPLLMVEDNKLVGVLSDNELYDALLGNFKSEQVA, from the coding sequence ATGGACGCTATTACTATTAAAAATCTTGATGTCGTTTTTGGTCAGCAACAAGCACAGGCGCTAGCACTACTAGATCAAGGGAAGTCTCGACAAGAAATCATTGATGAAACTGGCCAAGTGGTTGGGGTTGATAATGTTTCGCTGAACGTGAAACAGGGTGAGATCTGTGTCTTGATGGGGCTTTCGGGCTCGGGTAAATCAAGTTTGCTGCGAACGGTTAACGGATTGAACGATATCTCTCGTGGCTCTCTGAAAATCAAAGATGGCGACGATATGGTTGAGCTCTCTAACTGTGACGAACAGAAGCTGCGCCACCTTCGTACGCACCGCGTGTCCATGGTGTTTCAGAAGTTTGCATTGATGCCATGGTTAACGGTGTTAGACAATGTAGCGTTTGGTCTAGAGATGCAAGGCATTGGTAAAGCTGAGCGCCGTAAAAAAGCGCGTGAACAGCTCGAAATGGTCGGTTTGTCTGAGTGGGAAACGAAATTCCCGCACGAGCTCTCTGGTGGTATGCAGCAGCGTGTTGGCCTAGCGCGAGCGTTCGCGATGGACACAGATATCTTGTTAATGGATGAGCCGTTTTCAGCGCTTGACCCATTGATTCGTGCTCAGCTTCAAGATGAATTGATTCTGCTGCAAGAAAAGCTAAACAAAACCATTCTTTTTGTGAGTCACGACTTGGATGAGGCGCTTAAAATCGGCAACAACATCGCCATTATGGAATCAGGAAAGCTGATTCAACATGGCAAGCCAGAACAGATCATTCTTGCTCCAGAAAACGATTATGTGGCGGACTTTGTTGCTCACACTAATCCATTAAATGTGCTGAAGGGACGTTCCTTAATGCGTGACGATTTGGTTCGCGAAGATACGCGTGTTCTGATTTGCCCTGATAAAGATATTTGGGTGATACAAGAGAGCAAGGGGTTAAGTTTAGCGGATAAAGGTAAATCGTTGATTCAATGGAAGAGCGATTCTTCGAACCTTGATGAAGTTAATGAAAACTCTCTGGTTCAGGTTAGCCCAGAAATCAGTATGCGAGAAGCGATTGAACTTAAACAGCGCAGCAATCAGCCTCTGCTTATGGTTGAAGATAATAAGCTGGTTGGTGTGTTAAGCGACAATGAGCTTTACGATGCATTGCTTGGTAATTTTAAGTCAGAGCAAGTTGCGTAA
- a CDS encoding NAD(P)H-dependent oxidoreductase, translated as MSHQIITDLNNRYTAKKYDETKRVSQEDMAIIKEALRLSASSINSQPWKFIVIESDEAKQRFHNTFANMHQFNQPHAKAASHTILFAYDPKFTKEKFAKRVDAEVTSGHLPAEMYNNFMGAYAFADANTDENGFNGNWTKAQVYLALGNLLHTLARLGIDSTPMEGVDPALIGEEFKEELEGHICEVALAIGYHKDGEDYNHGLPKARLAMDEVITTL; from the coding sequence GTGTCCCATCAAATCATTACCGATCTAAATAACCGTTACACTGCAAAAAAATATGATGAAACCAAGCGCGTTTCTCAAGAAGACATGGCGATAATCAAAGAAGCACTGCGTTTGTCGGCGTCTTCTATCAACTCACAACCATGGAAATTCATCGTTATTGAAAGTGATGAAGCGAAGCAACGTTTCCACAATACGTTTGCAAATATGCACCAGTTTAACCAACCACACGCGAAAGCCGCATCACATACGATTCTGTTTGCTTACGATCCTAAATTTACTAAAGAGAAATTTGCGAAACGTGTGGATGCAGAAGTAACATCTGGCCACTTGCCAGCGGAGATGTACAACAACTTTATGGGTGCTTACGCTTTTGCCGATGCAAATACGGACGAAAATGGCTTCAACGGAAACTGGACAAAAGCACAAGTCTATTTGGCACTAGGCAACCTACTACACACATTGGCACGACTAGGCATTGATTCAACACCGATGGAAGGTGTCGATCCGGCTCTGATTGGAGAAGAGTTTAAAGAAGAGCTCGAGGGCCATATTTGTGAAGTTGCGCTGGCGATTGGCTACCATAAAGATGGGGAAGATTACAATCATGGTCTTCCAAAAGCACGCCTTGCAATGGATGAGGTAATTACGACTCTATAG
- a CDS encoding globin: MNVIEVFNDSYERCTSDQEFFDLFYKNLWSKSANFRQKFDGIDMHQQVRMLRGSIVFFMMADTSTEAHKMVEKYGKKHASADIGIEPQDFDVWLESLLETVRQCDSGYDADVETAWRTCFKTGLEVMKQECDKEDGHILKASTK, from the coding sequence ATGAACGTGATTGAAGTTTTTAATGATAGCTATGAACGTTGTACTTCAGATCAGGAGTTTTTCGACTTGTTCTACAAAAATTTATGGTCGAAAAGCGCCAACTTTAGACAGAAGTTTGACGGTATAGACATGCACCAACAAGTGAGAATGCTTAGAGGGTCTATCGTGTTTTTTATGATGGCAGATACCTCGACCGAAGCGCACAAAATGGTGGAAAAGTATGGGAAAAAGCATGCAAGTGCAGATATTGGTATAGAGCCGCAGGATTTTGATGTTTGGCTTGAGAGTTTGTTAGAAACGGTTCGGCAGTGTGATTCTGGGTACGATGCCGATGTTGAAACCGCTTGGCGAACATGCTTTAAAACGGGCTTAGAAGTAATGAAACAAGAATGTGATAAAGAAGATGGGCACATCCTTAAAGCGAGTACCAAATAA
- a CDS encoding slipin family protein — translation MMLYTVAVIVVLLFALATQMFKVLREYERGVVFFLGRFQEVKGPGLIILIPFIQQMVRVDLRTVVLDVPTQDLITKDNVSVRVNAVVYFRVVDPQMAINNIESYSDATSQLAQTTLRSVLGQHELDELLSERERLNKDLQSILDQQTDDWGIKIATVEVKHVDLNDSMVRALARQAEAERNRRAKIIHATGELEASNKLKEAAQMLNEAPNALQLRYMQTLTEITTDKTSTIIFPMPINLVEAVSDIAEAVKKNKETQDK, via the coding sequence ATGATGCTCTATACCGTTGCGGTGATCGTGGTGCTGCTGTTCGCACTAGCGACCCAAATGTTCAAAGTTTTGAGAGAATACGAACGTGGGGTTGTGTTCTTTCTTGGTCGATTTCAAGAAGTCAAAGGACCTGGTTTGATCATCCTTATCCCATTTATTCAGCAAATGGTGAGGGTTGATTTACGTACTGTCGTTTTGGATGTGCCGACACAAGATTTAATTACCAAAGATAACGTTTCTGTGCGCGTCAACGCGGTCGTTTATTTTCGCGTAGTCGATCCTCAAATGGCGATTAACAATATTGAAAGCTACAGCGATGCCACCAGTCAGTTAGCACAAACCACGCTGCGCTCGGTATTGGGTCAGCATGAACTCGATGAATTGCTATCAGAGCGAGAACGCCTCAATAAGGATTTACAATCCATTCTCGATCAACAGACTGATGACTGGGGAATCAAGATTGCTACGGTTGAAGTCAAACATGTTGATTTAAATGACAGCATGGTCAGAGCCCTAGCCCGTCAGGCAGAAGCAGAACGTAACCGTAGGGCGAAGATCATTCACGCTACTGGTGAGTTAGAGGCTTCAAATAAATTAAAAGAAGCAGCGCAAATGCTCAACGAAGCACCGAATGCACTGCAATTACGTTACATGCAGACACTCACTGAAATCACTACAGACAAAACATCCACTATTATTTTTCCAATGCCGATCAATCTTGTCGAAGCTGTCAGTGATATCGCCGAAGCGGTGAAAAAGAATAAAGAGACACAAGATAAGTAA
- a CDS encoding NfeD family protein, translating into MKRLWIWFLPLLLIASQALANTVWIVPVKGAIGPATSDYLSREIEEAQLNGVSLVILEMDTPGGLDSAMRDIIHAITTSSTPIATWVGPSGSRAASAGTYILLASHVAAMAEATNLGAATPVALGGTPQPPSSDDGKDQNAEETPEGTNESSEKVPAKTAMEKKVINDAKAYIKGLAKLHGRNAEWAEKAVSEAASLDATEALELNVIDYVANSPEDLVKAIDGQTVKVNNRTVTLSLENPTWVERTPDWRAEMLAVITNPNVAYILMLIGIYGLLLEFYNPGIGLPGVLGGICLLLAMYALQMMPVNYAGLGLLLLGIALMIAEAFSPSFGILGLGGVVAFVLGSIFLMDSELPGFQIALPLIFGIAIFSVALIVLTVGLLLKIRRRRVTTGLETYPGKVAVVSDDFIDGEGRVQLNGALWRAKAKDHQQFKQGDHVTIVNVKGLTLTVMPDDRQNK; encoded by the coding sequence ATGAAACGACTATGGATATGGTTCTTACCTTTACTCTTGATTGCCAGTCAAGCACTGGCGAATACCGTTTGGATTGTTCCTGTCAAAGGCGCTATAGGGCCTGCTACTAGCGACTATTTATCTCGTGAAATAGAAGAAGCTCAACTAAACGGTGTCAGTTTAGTGATCTTAGAGATGGACACACCAGGCGGCTTAGATAGCGCAATGCGAGATATTATTCACGCGATTACCACCTCCTCGACTCCCATTGCAACTTGGGTCGGCCCATCTGGTTCTAGAGCTGCCAGTGCAGGAACATACATCTTGCTCGCTAGTCACGTAGCCGCCATGGCTGAAGCGACAAACCTCGGAGCTGCAACGCCCGTCGCGTTAGGTGGTACGCCTCAACCTCCTTCATCGGATGATGGCAAAGATCAAAACGCGGAAGAAACGCCAGAAGGAACCAACGAAAGCTCAGAGAAAGTTCCCGCTAAAACCGCAATGGAGAAAAAGGTAATTAACGACGCCAAAGCCTACATTAAAGGCTTAGCAAAACTTCATGGACGAAATGCAGAATGGGCAGAGAAAGCAGTAAGCGAAGCGGCGAGCTTGGATGCAACAGAAGCATTAGAATTAAACGTGATCGATTACGTCGCCAATTCTCCAGAGGACTTAGTCAAAGCCATAGATGGGCAAACAGTTAAAGTAAACAATCGCACTGTGACATTGTCACTTGAAAATCCAACATGGGTTGAAAGAACGCCAGATTGGCGAGCAGAAATGTTAGCCGTTATCACCAATCCAAACGTTGCCTACATTCTAATGCTCATCGGCATCTACGGTTTACTTCTTGAATTTTACAACCCAGGAATTGGCTTACCCGGTGTGCTAGGTGGGATTTGTCTGCTTCTTGCCATGTACGCATTACAAATGATGCCCGTCAACTACGCAGGTCTTGGTCTGCTGTTACTCGGTATTGCACTAATGATAGCGGAAGCATTCAGCCCGAGCTTTGGTATTTTGGGCTTAGGCGGTGTTGTCGCCTTTGTACTCGGTTCGATATTTCTCATGGACAGTGAGTTACCAGGGTTCCAGATCGCCCTTCCTTTGATTTTTGGTATTGCCATATTTTCCGTAGCTCTAATCGTGCTGACCGTCGGCCTGCTGCTCAAAATTCGCCGCCGGCGTGTAACGACGGGTTTAGAGACTTACCCTGGGAAGGTCGCTGTGGTAAGCGATGACTTTATCGATGGCGAAGGACGCGTTCAACTCAACGGTGCTTTATGGCGAGCTAAAGCCAAAGACCATCAACAATTCAAACAAGGTGATCACGTCACCATTGTTAATGTTAAAGGGCTGACCTTAACTGTGATGCCTGATGACCGCCAAAATAAATAG
- a CDS encoding cytochrome-c peroxidase, whose translation MRQFSAIALAVVTLILSQTTTARNAKMLGDISLVQPIQGDPNVDIKLARIGWHLFRDPQLSSNGNVSCATCHNLQTNGAENTPVSTGVKGDGIRNSITVFNAALNYRFLWDGTENTLMAQIDGPIHNPMEMDSNWQTIEQYVKESEHYQALFNRDGELPINVHNIKSAIVEFVEGLQTPGAPFDAYLLGYTHVLSEQQIRGWKTFQTSGCVQCHQGKNIGGAMIQRFAYFKDKPVVEDSGRQLVTIEDEERFYFRVASLRNVALTSPYFHNGQVDKLSDAIQIMAKTQLGITMNDENVADIEAFLQSLTAPRPIILEVLENE comes from the coding sequence ATGAGGCAATTCAGCGCAATCGCACTAGCTGTTGTAACACTCATTTTGAGCCAAACAACAACCGCAAGAAACGCGAAGATGTTAGGTGATATCTCCCTAGTTCAGCCCATACAGGGTGATCCTAATGTGGATATTAAGCTAGCGAGAATTGGCTGGCATCTCTTCCGCGATCCTCAATTATCGTCAAATGGTAATGTCAGCTGTGCGACATGCCACAATCTGCAAACCAATGGCGCTGAAAATACACCTGTCTCTACGGGGGTGAAAGGTGATGGAATTAGAAATTCTATAACAGTGTTTAATGCAGCGTTAAATTATCGTTTTTTATGGGATGGTACGGAAAACACCTTGATGGCTCAGATTGATGGTCCAATCCATAATCCAATGGAAATGGACTCAAACTGGCAAACAATAGAGCAATATGTAAAAGAGAGTGAACATTATCAAGCTCTATTTAATCGTGACGGTGAATTGCCGATTAACGTTCATAATATCAAGTCCGCTATTGTGGAGTTTGTTGAAGGGCTGCAGACGCCTGGCGCACCATTCGATGCTTACTTATTGGGTTACACGCATGTACTGAGTGAACAGCAAATCAGAGGTTGGAAAACATTTCAGACTTCAGGTTGTGTGCAGTGTCATCAGGGCAAAAATATCGGCGGAGCGATGATCCAAAGGTTCGCCTATTTCAAGGATAAGCCAGTAGTAGAGGACTCGGGCAGGCAACTCGTTACGATAGAAGATGAAGAGCGATTCTATTTTAGAGTAGCCAGTTTACGCAATGTCGCGCTAACGAGTCCTTATTTTCATAATGGGCAAGTCGATAAGTTATCCGACGCGATACAAATCATGGCTAAAACCCAGCTCGGTATAACGATGAACGATGAGAATGTCGCGGACATTGAAGCATTCTTGCAGTCGTTGACAGCACCTAGACCCATAATTTTAGAGGTGTTGGAAAATGAATAA
- a CDS encoding ATP-binding protein, which translates to MNKFKLINFCFFIGILTCCTLAYMSYMNSKNAQEFHAGLMNIGHELIEERDVIVNRYAVEDRKNYELTTSLVEIEIAAQALLESSKASVWFPVTPNRIKVRDTLEQFKERVLQTTLKLDMLIGVQVENRYALLMLFNLYQQEVSTESGQSLGGSRYFEFLNQLLLTQTEVESEKEANFLKRLQTSDKRIELLTNELLDHTYIEFVESSEHRLLNIAQSEARFTWLFVFIAVMFLVSAFVYQSHHRMHNLKQLNLEIEEARNKAERAAKAKSNFLAAMSHELRTPMNGVLGLSQMIAEETKEPTTKEHIRVILDSGQHLMTILNDILDFSKVEENKLEFEQAKFKLDQVLSPVCSAIKPLVDEKNIELILENEVSEYTEFTGDCARLRQILFNLAGNAVKFTNEGHVLVRTELDESNQLLVMCVSDTGIGIAPDKHEHIFNSFEQADSSTTRRFGGTGLGLAIVKKLTDLMGGHITLKSIEGVGSQFIVELPIPWVESAPKKQQEAPKPRAKSHHLKILLADDNRVNAIVAKGFCEKLGHEVDVAENGLIAVKKAKENEYDLILMDNHMPEMNGVEATRVIRQELGIKTLLFAYTADVFREAHDSFIEAGADHVLTKPLQHESFSDALKQFAARLEPKQNPPLTSDSNVLQLQRKPIENLRLTEEELSRSGMFTSLRDEPEALDELLKSIIVDFETSVDELIEYFMAEDFASLELTLHKTKGMALNLSLPILASQTEALETQLKANQSPEIEQLQMLINRLQVNIHQSHRLLDDIQKNNADPQQIL; encoded by the coding sequence ATGAATAAATTCAAACTGATCAACTTTTGCTTTTTTATTGGGATACTGACGTGCTGCACACTGGCGTATATGTCGTATATGAATTCAAAAAACGCTCAAGAATTTCATGCAGGGCTAATGAATATCGGACATGAGTTGATTGAAGAGCGTGATGTTATCGTGAACCGATATGCCGTTGAAGATAGGAAAAACTATGAGTTAACAACATCTTTAGTAGAGATAGAAATCGCAGCACAGGCACTGTTGGAATCATCAAAGGCATCAGTTTGGTTTCCCGTGACACCCAATCGTATAAAAGTTAGGGATACGCTTGAACAGTTTAAGGAGCGAGTGCTTCAAACAACGTTGAAGCTTGATATGTTAATTGGTGTTCAGGTAGAAAATCGGTATGCATTACTCATGTTGTTCAATTTATATCAGCAAGAGGTTTCTACCGAGAGCGGTCAATCATTGGGTGGCAGTCGTTATTTTGAATTTCTCAACCAGTTGCTTCTAACACAAACTGAAGTTGAGAGTGAAAAAGAAGCGAACTTCCTTAAACGGCTTCAAACGAGTGATAAAAGAATTGAATTGCTGACGAATGAACTGCTTGATCACACTTATATTGAGTTTGTCGAAAGCTCAGAGCATCGGTTACTCAATATTGCTCAAAGTGAGGCGCGTTTTACGTGGTTGTTTGTATTTATCGCGGTGATGTTTCTAGTTAGCGCGTTTGTTTATCAGTCACATCACCGAATGCATAACTTAAAACAGTTGAATCTTGAAATTGAAGAGGCGAGAAACAAAGCCGAGCGAGCGGCAAAAGCGAAATCAAATTTTCTTGCTGCAATGAGTCACGAACTAAGAACGCCGATGAATGGCGTACTAGGGCTTTCTCAAATGATTGCAGAAGAGACCAAAGAGCCGACGACGAAAGAGCACATTAGGGTTATTCTTGACTCTGGCCAGCATCTGATGACTATCCTCAACGATATTTTGGATTTTTCTAAAGTTGAAGAAAACAAACTGGAATTTGAGCAAGCTAAGTTTAAGCTCGATCAAGTGCTTTCTCCGGTGTGTAGCGCAATAAAACCACTTGTTGATGAAAAAAATATCGAGCTAATCTTGGAAAACGAGGTTTCTGAATATACTGAATTTACTGGGGATTGTGCGCGTTTACGACAGATCTTATTTAATCTCGCCGGTAACGCGGTGAAGTTTACCAATGAAGGGCATGTGCTGGTTAGAACCGAGTTAGATGAATCGAATCAGTTGTTGGTCATGTGCGTGAGCGACACCGGTATTGGTATTGCGCCAGACAAGCACGAGCATATTTTTAACTCGTTTGAGCAAGCAGACTCATCAACGACTCGAAGGTTCGGCGGAACAGGGCTTGGGTTAGCCATCGTCAAAAAACTAACCGATTTGATGGGTGGCCATATTACTCTGAAGAGTATAGAAGGCGTTGGAAGTCAATTTATCGTTGAGTTGCCGATTCCTTGGGTAGAATCTGCTCCGAAAAAGCAGCAAGAAGCACCGAAACCTCGCGCAAAATCACACCATTTAAAGATACTACTTGCTGATGATAATCGTGTGAATGCCATTGTGGCAAAAGGGTTTTGCGAAAAGCTCGGGCATGAAGTGGATGTTGCAGAAAATGGATTAATCGCGGTTAAAAAGGCGAAAGAGAACGAGTACGACCTGATCTTGATGGACAACCATATGCCCGAGATGAATGGCGTTGAGGCGACACGCGTTATCCGACAAGAGTTAGGTATTAAGACATTACTCTTTGCGTACACGGCAGACGTATTTCGTGAAGCTCACGATAGCTTTATTGAAGCAGGAGCAGACCATGTGCTGACAAAACCGCTACAGCATGAGAGCTTTTCAGACGCTCTCAAACAGTTTGCCGCCAGACTCGAACCGAAACAGAATCCGCCACTAACGAGTGACAGCAATGTGCTTCAATTGCAACGTAAGCCAATCGAGAACTTAAGGTTAACAGAGGAAGAACTCTCCCGTTCAGGCATGTTTACTTCTTTACGAGATGAGCCAGAAGCGCTCGACGAGTTGCTAAAAAGCATTATTGTCGATTTTGAGACTTCTGTTGATGAACTTATTGAATACTTTATGGCTGAAGACTTTGCTTCATTAGAGCTGACGTTGCACAAAACGAAAGGGATGGCACTGAACCTAAGTTTACCTATTTTGGCGAGCCAAACGGAGGCCCTGGAAACTCAACTTAAAGCCAACCAAAGTCCCGAGATTGAGCAGTTGCAGATGCTGATCAATCGGTTACAGGTCAACATCCATCAGTCTCATAGACTTTTGGATGATATCCAGAAGAACAATGCCGATCCTCAACAGATTTTATAG
- a CDS encoding OsmC family protein: MSKHSALIKWHRKAGEEFSDNKYSRAHIWQFDGGLQVPASPSPHVVPLPLSVEENVDPEEAFVAALSSCHMLVFLSIAAKRRYVVDSYFDEAVGELEKGENGKEWVSKVTLNPKITFSGEKQPTPSQLEKLHHMAHENCFIANSVKTEVTTLIAN; this comes from the coding sequence ATGAGTAAGCATTCCGCTTTAATCAAATGGCATCGTAAAGCTGGCGAAGAGTTTAGTGATAATAAGTATAGTCGGGCACACATTTGGCAATTTGATGGAGGGTTGCAAGTCCCAGCATCTCCATCTCCCCACGTAGTACCATTACCACTATCCGTAGAAGAAAACGTTGATCCAGAAGAAGCGTTTGTCGCGGCACTTTCTAGTTGTCATATGCTCGTTTTCCTGTCTATTGCAGCAAAGCGACGTTATGTTGTGGACAGTTACTTCGATGAAGCGGTAGGGGAGCTTGAAAAAGGCGAAAACGGAAAAGAGTGGGTATCAAAGGTAACGTTAAACCCTAAGATAACATTTTCAGGTGAAAAACAACCGACACCATCTCAATTAGAAAAACTGCACCACATGGCCCATGAGAATTGCTTTATCGCCAACTCCGTTAAAACAGAAGTGACAACGCTTATTGCGAATTAA